In the Ramlibacter tataouinensis TTB310 genome, one interval contains:
- a CDS encoding C13 family peptidase: MNALQADPVAAPGDRFLPWWRWLAEGLRAGLLLPARVGGHRPTPWQVAALVLLLTAVELGLGRLEIAGPARFDLQAWLAPWWGTAALLLVVWWALAGAARAGGSAGLAAWFALWTAALLPVTLVSLGLGIAQTQERLPAWLAGGGWTAWALYFGLWGWLVVAGLRLAWGLGARPAGLAGLAAGLLGVFALTAWQFPDRPWVAQPAGLPDAPRLELSQETFEAQQAAWQRAVDGLAAQREDVVDVYGLVFAPYAGEDVFLRESGMVASLLAERFDARGRVLHLVNHATTATTHPWATPLNLRRAVQALAARMDTGRDLLVVYLTSHGASDHRLAASHWPLAVQPLSPGELRDALDQAGIRHRVIAVSACYSGGWIGPLAGERSLVMTAADAMHTSYGCGRLSELTFFGRAVFDEQLRRTHSFEAAFGQAVPLIREREVQAGKPDGFSNPQISVGEGLRPLLGELEQRLRPRD; the protein is encoded by the coding sequence ATGAACGCCTTGCAAGCCGATCCCGTTGCCGCACCCGGCGACCGCTTCCTGCCCTGGTGGCGCTGGCTGGCCGAGGGCCTGCGGGCCGGCCTGCTGCTGCCGGCGCGTGTGGGGGGCCACCGGCCTACGCCGTGGCAGGTGGCGGCGCTGGTGCTGCTGCTCACGGCGGTCGAGCTCGGCCTGGGCCGACTGGAGATCGCCGGTCCGGCCCGCTTCGACCTGCAAGCCTGGCTCGCGCCCTGGTGGGGCACGGCCGCGCTGCTGCTGGTGGTGTGGTGGGCCTTGGCTGGCGCGGCCCGGGCCGGCGGGTCGGCAGGGCTGGCGGCCTGGTTCGCGCTCTGGACGGCCGCGCTGCTGCCGGTCACCTTGGTGTCGCTGGGCCTGGGCATTGCGCAGACGCAAGAACGGCTGCCGGCCTGGCTGGCGGGCGGCGGCTGGACGGCGTGGGCGCTGTACTTCGGGCTGTGGGGCTGGCTCGTCGTCGCCGGCCTGCGGCTGGCGTGGGGACTGGGCGCGCGACCCGCCGGCCTGGCCGGATTGGCTGCGGGCCTGCTGGGTGTCTTCGCGCTGACTGCATGGCAGTTCCCGGACCGGCCCTGGGTGGCGCAGCCGGCCGGGCTGCCCGATGCGCCGCGGCTGGAGCTGAGCCAGGAGACCTTCGAGGCGCAGCAGGCGGCCTGGCAGCGTGCCGTCGACGGCTTGGCCGCGCAGCGCGAGGACGTGGTCGACGTGTACGGCCTGGTGTTCGCGCCCTATGCCGGGGAAGACGTGTTCCTGCGCGAGAGCGGCATGGTCGCCAGCCTGCTGGCCGAGCGTTTCGATGCCCGGGGGCGGGTGCTGCACCTGGTGAACCACGCGACCACGGCGACCACCCATCCCTGGGCCACGCCGCTGAACCTGCGGCGGGCCGTGCAGGCCCTGGCCGCGCGCATGGATACCGGGCGCGACCTGCTGGTGGTCTATCTCACCTCGCATGGCGCCAGCGACCACCGGCTGGCGGCTTCGCACTGGCCGCTGGCGGTCCAGCCCCTGAGTCCGGGCGAGCTGCGCGACGCGCTGGACCAGGCCGGCATCCGCCACCGGGTGATCGCGGTCTCGGCCTGCTATTCGGGCGGCTGGATCGGCCCACTGGCCGGCGAGCGCAGCCTGGTCATGACCGCGGCCGACGCCATGCACACCTCGTACGGCTGCGGGCGCCTGTCGGAGCTGACCTTCTTCGGGCGCGCGGTGTTCGACGAGCAACTGCGGCGCACCCACTCGTTCGAAGCGGCGTTCGGGCAGGCGGTGCCGTTGATCCGCGAGCGGGAGGTGCAGGCCGGCAAGCCGGACGGTTTCTCCAACCCGCAGATCAGCGTAGGGGAGGGCTTGCGCCCGCTGTTGGGTGAACTCGAGCAGCGGCTGCGGCCCCGGGACTGA
- a CDS encoding formate dehydrogenase subunit alpha — translation MLLTKKPGSAQAGARSPFVHSLQRGLSHALPTMDRRAFLRRSGLGVGVGIAAGSLTLVKKARAAGGDGPAVGQGKIEVKRTVCSHCSVGCAIDAVVENGVWVRQEPVFDSPINLGAHCAKGAAIREHGHGEYRLRYPMKLVNGKYERISWDTALNEIAARLQELRKASGPDSVYWIGSSKHNNEQAYLMRKFVSFFGSNNCDHQARICHSTTVAGVANTWGYGAMTNSYNDMQNSKCALYIGSNAAEAHPVSLLHMLHSKESGCKMIVADPRFTRTAAKADEYVRIRSGSDIPFLFGVLYHVFKNGWEDKKYINDRVYGMEDVRKDVMAKWTPDKVEEACGVPEATVYKVAEMMAKNRPSTIVWCMGQTQHTIGNAMVRASCILQLALGNIGVSGGGANIFRGHDNVQGATDVGPNPDSLPGYYGVAEGSWRHFANAWGVEYDWIKGRFASAGMMTKPGITVSRWIDGVLETNDNIDQDPNLRAVVYWGHAPNSQTRGLEMKRAMDKLDLLVVVDPYPSATAAMAAMPGRPEDLNPNRAVYLLPAATQFETSGSVTASNRSIQWREKVIDPLWESRSDHMIMYQLADKLGFGKELVKNYKMQKIKGLDEPVPEDILREINKSVWTIGYTGQSPERLKAHMRNMHAFDVKTLKAKGGVKDKETGYDLTGDYFGLPWPCFGNPELKHPGSPNLYDTSKHVMDGGGNFRANFGVEREGKNLLAEDGSHSLGADITTGYPEFDHVLLKKLGWWGELTEAERAAAEGKNWKTDPSGGIIRVAMKNHGCHVFGNAKARAVVWNFPDAIPQHREPIYSTRPDLVAKYPTHDDKKAFWRLPTLYKTVQQKNVADKVHEKFPLILTSGRLVEYEGGGEETRANPWLAELQQEAFVEINPKAAAERGIRNGDRVWLHSPTGAKLDVQAMVTERVGPDTVWMPFHFSGRWQGADMLAYYPKGAAPVVRGEAVNTATTYGYDSVTMMQETKTTICNIEKAAA, via the coding sequence ATGTTGCTGACCAAGAAACCGGGTTCCGCCCAGGCGGGCGCACGTTCGCCCTTCGTCCACAGCCTGCAGCGCGGCCTGTCGCACGCGCTGCCCACCATGGACCGCCGCGCGTTCCTGCGCCGCTCCGGCCTCGGGGTCGGGGTGGGCATCGCCGCCGGCAGCCTGACGCTCGTCAAGAAGGCCCGGGCGGCCGGCGGCGACGGTCCGGCCGTCGGCCAGGGCAAGATCGAGGTCAAGCGCACCGTCTGCAGCCACTGCTCGGTGGGCTGCGCCATCGACGCGGTGGTCGAGAACGGCGTGTGGGTGCGCCAGGAGCCGGTGTTCGACTCGCCCATCAACCTGGGCGCGCACTGCGCCAAGGGCGCGGCCATCCGCGAGCACGGCCACGGCGAGTACCGCCTGCGCTACCCGATGAAGCTGGTGAACGGCAAGTACGAGCGCATCAGCTGGGATACCGCCCTCAACGAGATCGCCGCCCGGCTGCAGGAGCTGCGCAAGGCCAGCGGCCCGGACTCGGTGTACTGGATCGGCTCGTCCAAGCACAACAACGAGCAGGCGTACCTGATGCGCAAGTTCGTCAGCTTCTTCGGCAGCAACAACTGCGACCACCAGGCCCGCATCTGCCACTCCACCACCGTCGCCGGCGTCGCCAACACCTGGGGCTACGGCGCGATGACCAACTCGTACAACGACATGCAGAACAGCAAGTGCGCGTTGTACATCGGCTCCAACGCCGCCGAGGCGCACCCGGTCAGCCTGCTGCACATGCTGCACTCCAAGGAGAGCGGCTGCAAGATGATCGTGGCCGACCCGCGCTTCACCCGCACCGCGGCCAAGGCCGACGAGTACGTGCGCATTCGCTCCGGCTCGGACATCCCGTTCCTGTTCGGCGTCCTCTACCACGTCTTCAAGAACGGCTGGGAGGACAAGAAGTACATCAACGACCGCGTCTACGGCATGGAGGACGTCCGCAAGGACGTCATGGCCAAGTGGACGCCCGACAAGGTCGAGGAGGCCTGCGGCGTGCCCGAGGCCACCGTCTACAAGGTGGCCGAGATGATGGCCAAGAACCGGCCGTCCACCATCGTCTGGTGCATGGGCCAGACCCAGCACACCATCGGCAACGCGATGGTGCGCGCCTCCTGCATCCTGCAGCTGGCGCTGGGCAACATCGGCGTGTCCGGCGGCGGCGCCAACATCTTCCGCGGCCATGACAACGTGCAGGGCGCGACCGACGTCGGCCCCAATCCCGATTCGCTGCCCGGCTACTACGGCGTGGCCGAGGGCTCCTGGCGCCACTTCGCCAACGCCTGGGGCGTGGAGTACGACTGGATCAAGGGCCGCTTCGCCAGCGCCGGCATGATGACCAAGCCCGGCATCACGGTCTCGCGCTGGATCGACGGCGTGCTGGAGACCAACGACAACATCGACCAGGACCCCAACCTCAGGGCGGTGGTGTACTGGGGCCACGCGCCCAACTCGCAGACCCGCGGTCTCGAGATGAAGCGGGCCATGGACAAGCTGGACCTGCTGGTCGTCGTCGACCCGTACCCCTCGGCCACCGCCGCCATGGCGGCCATGCCCGGGCGCCCCGAGGACCTCAACCCGAACCGCGCCGTGTACCTGCTGCCCGCCGCCACGCAGTTCGAGACCAGCGGCTCGGTGACGGCCTCCAACCGCTCGATCCAGTGGCGCGAGAAGGTGATCGATCCGCTGTGGGAGAGCCGCAGCGACCACATGATCATGTACCAGCTGGCCGACAAGCTCGGCTTCGGCAAGGAACTGGTCAAGAACTACAAGATGCAGAAGATCAAGGGCCTGGACGAGCCGGTGCCCGAGGACATCCTGCGCGAGATCAACAAGTCGGTCTGGACCATCGGCTACACCGGCCAGAGCCCGGAGCGGCTGAAGGCGCACATGCGCAACATGCACGCCTTCGACGTCAAGACGCTCAAGGCCAAGGGCGGCGTCAAGGACAAGGAAACCGGCTACGACCTGACCGGCGACTACTTCGGCCTGCCCTGGCCCTGCTTCGGCAACCCCGAGCTCAAGCACCCCGGTTCGCCCAACCTGTACGACACCTCCAAGCACGTGATGGACGGGGGCGGCAACTTCCGCGCCAACTTCGGCGTGGAGCGCGAGGGCAAGAACCTGCTCGCCGAGGACGGCTCCCACTCGCTGGGTGCCGACATCACCACCGGCTACCCCGAGTTCGACCACGTGCTGCTCAAGAAGCTGGGCTGGTGGGGCGAGCTGACCGAGGCCGAGCGTGCCGCGGCCGAGGGCAAGAACTGGAAGACCGACCCGTCGGGCGGCATCATCCGCGTGGCCATGAAGAACCATGGCTGCCACGTGTTCGGCAACGCCAAGGCGCGCGCGGTGGTGTGGAACTTCCCGGACGCGATCCCGCAGCACCGCGAGCCGATCTACAGCACCCGGCCCGACCTGGTGGCCAAGTACCCGACCCACGACGACAAGAAGGCCTTCTGGCGGCTGCCCACGCTGTACAAGACCGTGCAGCAGAAGAACGTGGCCGACAAGGTGCACGAGAAGTTCCCGCTGATCCTCACCTCGGGCCGCCTGGTCGAGTACGAGGGCGGCGGCGAGGAGACCCGCGCCAACCCCTGGCTGGCCGAGCTGCAGCAGGAAGCCTTCGTGGAGATCAACCCCAAGGCGGCGGCCGAGCGCGGCATCCGCAACGGCGACCGCGTGTGGCTGCACAGCCCCACCGGTGCCAAGCTGGACGTGCAGGCCATGGTGACCGAGCGCGTCGGCCCGGACACGGTGTGGATGCCCTTCCACTTCTCGGGCCGCTGGCAGGGCGCCGACATGCTGGCCTACTACCCCAAGGGCGCGGCGCCGGTGGTTCGCGGCGAGGCGGTCAACACGGCCACCACCTACGGTTATGACAGCGTGACGATGATGCAGGAGACCAAGACGACGATCTGCAACATCGAGAAGGCAGCGGCCTGA
- a CDS encoding formate dehydrogenase accessory sulfurtransferase FdhD yields the protein MALPRLTDARAPLTREVQAVDEHGRELAISIPAERDLTVYVDKRELVTLMTLGAHPEWLVLGYLRNQRLLRSVEEVESVTVDWEVGAAAVRTRGGIERIEERTARRIVTTGCGQGSVFGGLMDEIEAIALPQAQLAQAQLYGVVNAIRLQESTYKSAGSVHGCALFRGERMLLFVEDVGRHNAIDTLAGWMWMNGVDTAAADPDQPFVFYTTGRLTSEMVIKSAQMGVAVVVSRSGITQMGHDIAARLGLCAIGRATNRHFLCYTGRERLRAAPELAGPLLQAAGR from the coding sequence ATGGCCTTGCCCCGCCTGACCGATGCCCGCGCGCCGCTGACGCGCGAGGTCCAGGCCGTGGATGAACACGGCCGGGAACTGGCGATCTCGATCCCGGCTGAACGCGACTTGACCGTCTACGTCGACAAGCGCGAGCTGGTCACGCTGATGACGCTGGGGGCGCACCCGGAGTGGCTGGTGCTGGGCTACCTGCGCAACCAGCGGCTGCTGCGCTCGGTCGAAGAGGTGGAATCGGTCACCGTCGACTGGGAGGTCGGCGCGGCTGCGGTGCGCACGCGCGGCGGCATCGAGCGCATCGAGGAGCGTACCGCGCGCCGCATCGTCACCACCGGCTGCGGCCAGGGCAGCGTGTTCGGCGGCCTGATGGACGAGATCGAGGCCATCGCGCTGCCGCAGGCGCAGCTCGCGCAGGCCCAGCTGTACGGCGTCGTCAACGCCATCCGGCTGCAGGAGAGCACGTACAAGTCCGCCGGCTCGGTGCATGGCTGCGCCCTGTTCCGCGGCGAGCGCATGCTGCTGTTCGTGGAGGACGTGGGGCGGCACAACGCCATCGACACGCTGGCCGGCTGGATGTGGATGAACGGCGTCGACACCGCCGCGGCCGACCCGGACCAGCCCTTCGTGTTCTACACCACCGGCCGGCTGACCAGCGAGATGGTCATCAAGTCGGCGCAGATGGGCGTGGCCGTCGTGGTTTCGCGCAGCGGCATCACCCAGATGGGCCACGACATCGCCGCGCGCCTGGGCCTGTGCGCCATCGGACGCGCCACCAACCGGCACTTCCTCTGCTACACGGGCCGGGAGCGGCTGCGCGCCGCGCCCGAACTGGCGGGGCCGCTGCTGCAGGCGGCCGGCCGCTGA
- a CDS encoding formate dehydrogenase subunit gamma — MPRSTEAAARLSRTLAVAAFVALGLVAGASAQNRAQDDPPPPPAQGAGQGGIQGQNIFDVKPEVKPDASSLPGYMEQNNAQRNRVQPGNNSPMWRGVQAGAEGYTSLPRSQAPEAGILIQEQVQYPGSRLTTAGEAWRQVRNNWILPYGGALLLIVLGAIAIFYFSKGAIETHGHTGRRIERFTPFERSAHWANAIAFVALAVSGIVMAFGKFFLLPIMGGTLFGWLTYALKNIHNFAGPLFAVSLAIVFFTFLRDNWPQRGDLKWLLKGGGLFGKAGHEPPSHRFNAGEKVVFWGGVFFLGIIVVASGLVLDKLIPNLVYERGTMQIAHMVHAVATVLMMCMFLGHIYLGTIGMRGAYSAMRTGYVDEAWAKEHHAYWYEDVQAGKIPAQRSKPAGLGADAVRTA; from the coding sequence ATGCCAAGGTCAACTGAAGCAGCGGCCCGCCTGAGCCGCACGCTGGCCGTGGCCGCCTTCGTGGCACTGGGCCTGGTGGCGGGCGCCTCGGCACAGAACCGGGCGCAGGACGATCCGCCGCCACCGCCCGCGCAGGGCGCGGGGCAGGGCGGCATCCAGGGCCAGAACATCTTCGACGTCAAGCCCGAGGTCAAGCCCGACGCCTCCTCGCTGCCCGGCTACATGGAGCAGAACAACGCCCAGCGCAACCGCGTGCAGCCGGGCAACAACTCGCCCATGTGGCGCGGCGTCCAGGCCGGCGCCGAGGGCTACACCAGCCTGCCCAGGAGCCAGGCCCCCGAGGCCGGCATCCTGATCCAGGAGCAGGTGCAGTACCCCGGCTCGCGCCTGACGACGGCGGGCGAGGCCTGGCGCCAGGTGCGCAACAACTGGATCCTTCCCTACGGCGGCGCGCTGCTGCTGATCGTGCTGGGCGCCATCGCGATCTTCTACTTCAGCAAGGGCGCGATCGAGACGCATGGCCACACCGGCCGCCGCATCGAGCGCTTCACCCCGTTCGAGCGCTCGGCGCACTGGGCCAACGCGATCGCCTTCGTGGCCCTGGCGGTCTCGGGCATCGTGATGGCCTTCGGCAAGTTCTTCCTGCTGCCCATCATGGGCGGGACGCTGTTCGGCTGGCTCACCTACGCCCTGAAGAACATCCACAACTTCGCCGGCCCGTTGTTCGCCGTGTCGCTGGCCATCGTGTTCTTCACCTTCCTGCGCGACAACTGGCCCCAGCGCGGCGACCTGAAGTGGCTGCTCAAGGGCGGCGGGCTGTTCGGCAAGGCCGGCCACGAGCCGCCCTCGCACCGCTTCAACGCCGGCGAGAAGGTCGTCTTCTGGGGCGGCGTGTTCTTCCTGGGCATCATCGTGGTGGCTTCCGGCCTGGTGCTGGACAAGCTGATCCCCAACCTGGTGTACGAGCGCGGCACCATGCAGATCGCCCACATGGTCCATGCGGTGGCCACGGTGCTGATGATGTGCATGTTCCTGGGCCACATCTACCTGGGCACCATCGGCATGCGCGGCGCCTACTCGGCCATGCGCACCGGCTACGTGGACGAGGCCTGGGCCAAGGAGCACCACGCCTACTGGTACGAGGACGTCCAGGCCGGCAAGATCCCGGCCCAGCGCAGCAAGCCGGCCGGCCTGGGCGCCGACGCCGTGCGCACCGCCTGA
- a CDS encoding formate dehydrogenase: protein MSQPTSKLSRRTLFAGAGTVGAIAAAATVLPAVREAEPAEPVAKKAPAKGGGYQLTEHVKQYYKTTLI from the coding sequence ATGAGCCAGCCCACCAGCAAGCTATCCCGCCGGACGCTTTTCGCCGGCGCCGGAACCGTCGGCGCCATCGCCGCAGCCGCCACCGTGCTGCCCGCCGTGCGCGAGGCCGAACCGGCCGAGCCCGTCGCGAAGAAAGCCCCCGCCAAAGGCGGCGGCTACCAGCTGACCGAACACGTCAAGCAGTACTACAAGACCACCCTCATCTAA
- a CDS encoding sigma-54-dependent transcriptional regulator yields the protein MTAPSPPPADKAAEGWPFWSILVVDDEQGMRNFLVKTLVPRCHFVMDAGSAEEAAELLRGHHVDLVILDISLPGKSGVAWLKELREHGFSGEVILITAFADLDTAIEALRAGASDFILKPFRVPQILNSVKHCYERSRLKRENYILRRGQPADVMQRGGLVGASPVMERLSQSIRRIASVHSTVLLQGESGTGKELVARALHGLSSRAQGPFVPVNCASMSPELIESELFGHAKGAFTGAAKARDGLFYYAQGGTLFLDEVAELPLPLQATLLRALEDLKIRPVGSQQLLPVNVRIIAATNRSLAQEVAAGRFRKDLYYRLQVVELTLPPLREHKQDIPQLVAHFMSQLAPALGAEPLAISEAEMAFLMQYDWPGNVRELRNLVERSLILGTLNVSALYAQPAAAQLAPSGQPTPLHLLEKQHILAVLESVHGDKTRAAQLLGISRRTLERRVAEWSA from the coding sequence ATGACCGCACCCTCCCCGCCCCCTGCCGACAAGGCCGCCGAAGGCTGGCCGTTCTGGTCCATCCTGGTGGTGGACGACGAGCAGGGCATGCGCAACTTCCTGGTCAAGACCCTGGTGCCGCGCTGCCATTTCGTGATGGACGCGGGCAGCGCGGAGGAAGCCGCGGAGCTGCTGCGCGGGCACCACGTCGACCTGGTGATCCTGGACATCTCGCTGCCGGGCAAGAGCGGCGTGGCCTGGCTGAAGGAACTGCGCGAGCACGGCTTCTCGGGCGAGGTCATCCTGATCACCGCCTTCGCCGACCTGGACACCGCCATCGAGGCGCTGCGCGCCGGCGCGTCCGACTTCATCCTCAAGCCGTTCCGCGTCCCGCAGATCCTCAACTCGGTCAAGCACTGCTACGAGCGTTCCCGCCTCAAGCGCGAGAACTACATCCTGCGGCGCGGCCAGCCGGCCGACGTGATGCAGCGCGGCGGCCTGGTCGGCGCGTCGCCCGTGATGGAACGGCTGTCGCAGTCCATCCGCCGCATCGCCAGCGTGCACAGCACGGTGCTGCTGCAGGGCGAGTCGGGCACCGGCAAGGAGCTGGTGGCGCGCGCCCTGCATGGCCTGAGCAGCCGGGCGCAGGGGCCGTTCGTGCCGGTCAACTGCGCATCCATGTCGCCCGAGCTGATCGAGAGCGAGCTGTTCGGCCATGCCAAGGGCGCCTTCACCGGCGCGGCCAAGGCGCGCGACGGCCTGTTCTACTACGCCCAGGGCGGCACCCTGTTCCTGGACGAGGTGGCCGAGCTGCCGCTGCCGCTGCAGGCCACGCTGCTGCGCGCGCTGGAGGACCTGAAGATCCGGCCGGTGGGCAGCCAGCAGCTGCTGCCGGTGAACGTGCGCATCATCGCCGCCACCAACCGCTCGCTGGCGCAGGAGGTGGCAGCCGGCCGCTTCCGCAAGGACCTGTACTACCGGCTGCAGGTGGTGGAGCTGACGCTGCCGCCGCTGCGCGAGCACAAGCAGGACATCCCGCAGCTGGTGGCGCACTTCATGTCGCAGCTGGCGCCGGCCCTGGGCGCCGAGCCGCTGGCCATCAGCGAGGCCGAGATGGCCTTCCTGATGCAGTACGACTGGCCGGGCAACGTGCGCGAGCTGCGCAACCTCGTCGAGCGCTCGCTGATCCTGGGCACGCTCAACGTGTCGGCCCTGTACGCCCAGCCGGCCGCCGCGCAGCTGGCGCCGTCCGGGCAGCCGACCCCGCTGCACCTGCTGGAGAAGCAGCACATCCTGGCCGTGCTGGAATCCGTGCACGGCGACAAGACCCGCGCCGCCCAGCTGCTGGGCATCTCCCGGCGCACCCTCGAGCGCCGGGTGGCCGAATGGAGCGCGTGA
- the fdh3B gene encoding formate dehydrogenase FDH3 subunit beta: MARMKFICDSERCIECNGCVTACKNEHEVPWGVNRRRVVTLNDGVPGERSISVACMHCSDAPCMAVCPVNCFYRTDEGVVLHDKDTCIGCGYCSYACPFGAPQFPAAGTFGVRGKMDKCTFCAGGPEANGSQAEFEKYGRNRLAEGKLPACAEMCSTKALLAGDGDVVADIFRNRVLKRGKGAEVWGWGTAYGSRQAGQPQGGKS; encoded by the coding sequence ATGGCAAGAATGAAATTCATCTGTGACTCGGAGCGTTGCATCGAGTGCAACGGCTGCGTCACCGCCTGCAAGAACGAGCACGAGGTGCCCTGGGGCGTGAACCGCCGCCGGGTGGTCACGCTCAACGACGGCGTGCCGGGCGAGCGCTCGATCTCGGTGGCCTGCATGCACTGCTCGGACGCGCCCTGCATGGCGGTGTGCCCGGTCAACTGCTTCTACCGCACCGACGAGGGCGTGGTGCTGCACGACAAGGACACCTGCATCGGCTGCGGCTACTGCAGCTACGCCTGCCCGTTCGGCGCGCCGCAGTTCCCGGCGGCCGGCACCTTCGGCGTGCGCGGCAAGATGGACAAGTGCACCTTCTGCGCCGGCGGCCCCGAGGCCAACGGCTCGCAGGCGGAGTTCGAGAAGTACGGCCGCAACCGGCTGGCCGAAGGCAAGCTGCCCGCCTGCGCCGAGATGTGCTCGACCAAGGCACTGCTGGCCGGCGACGGCGACGTGGTGGCCGACATCTTCCGCAACCGCGTGCTCAAGCGCGGCAAGGGCGCCGAGGTCTGGGGCTGGGGCACGGCCTACGGTTCCCGCCAGGCCGGCCAGCCGCAGGGGGGCAAGTCGTGA